TCCCCTCTTCAGCTGCGGAGAGCCCTCGCGCGAGGACTACCGCGATGAGGCGGCCGATACCTTCTGCGATCGCAGCGACGAGTGCGGCGACATTGGAGAAGGGCGTGACTATGCGACCTACTCCGATTGCGTCATCGATCAAAAAGACCGCTTCAACGACATCTGGCCGGCCGATGATTGCGGCAATGGTCGCATCAACGAATCGCAATTTGACCGCTGCCTCAGTCGCCTTGAGATCGCCGCCTGTGACGGCAACTGGCTCGACCAGCTCTCGGCGCTGGATGAGTGCCGCAAAGGCAACGTCTGCACCAACTAAGCGCATGCTCAACGCGGGGCCGTAGGTCTTCACATATGAGTCCGTGCGTGACGAGAAAAGCCCGCGCCACCTGATGAGGTGGCGCGGGCTTTTCTGATCTGTACCGCCCTGCCCCGATACCTGCACACTCCCGGGCCGAACGATGAAGGCTTTGAGGCCTCGCGATCCACTGCTTAGAGCGCAGCCTGGCGTGTGGAACGCTGCCGAAGGTCTCTTCTTTGCCGCCCCATACACGAGGAGGCTCCCGAGAGGAATCTGTGCCCTGCGGCGGTCAACCGACGGCTCCGGAGGCTGTGCGCGGAGTGCGAAACGCCATCGGAAGTCTCCAGATGCCTGCGCACACATGAAGCGGGGCTCGGGAGACTCCTGATGCCGACACGCGGTACCCGGGAGCGTTCAGGACACTTCCGCTCGCAGCTCCGGTGCCTTGAGCTCTTATCGGGAGGCTTCCGAACGCATTTTTCAAAACGTACGACCCGATCGGAAGCGCATAAACACAGGCGGATCGCCTTGCAGAGACGATTTTGGTCCGCCGAGCGCTGACACGCGTCAACGGCCCACCAGAGCTCTCGCGCGGAGGGCAAGCGCCACGGGCCCATTACCGAGCGGCCCGTGGACCACTCAGCCCTCTACCACCCCCGGGCTGTCGTAGAGCGCGCGGCAGAGCGCCAGCGCGCGCGGGGAGCGAATACGCCAGTCCATGAAGTTCATTGCATAGCCGATGGCGATCTCTTCAACCGGGTCGGCCCAGCCCAGCGCGCCGCCCATCCCCGGGTGGCCAAAGGATTCGGGGTTTGGCGAGAAGAGGTGGCGCTCCTCTTTGCAGAACCCGTGCGACCAGCCGATGGGTTTTTGCAGCACGAGATCGTTAGGCGACCAGCCCTGGCGAGCATACACCGGCTTGAGCGAGGTGGCCTTGAGGAAGCGCCGCCCCTCGAACTTACCCTTCGACGCGAAAGGCAGGTACGCGCGGGCCACACCGTGGGCGCTGCCGGTGGCCGAGGCCCAGCCCAGGACAGCGCGGCGCGCCGGCGGCTGATTGTAAACGGTCACGTCATCGCCGGGGACCTGCGGGTTCAAGAAGGCGCGGCGCATCGGCGAGCCCCGACGCACGAACTGGCCGAGCACGCGGGCTTCGGTCGATTGAGGCTGGGTGAGCGCGTTGGTGAGCATCTTCGCCACCCGTGCCGGTTTGGCCGGCGGATAGAGCGTGGCGATGTCCCGGTCGAATTCGGCCGGTGTGCCCAGGTACACATCGGAGCCCAGCGGCTCAAAGAGCTCCCGGCGCAAAAACTCCCCGAGATCCTCGCCGGGGCAGATGCGCTCAAAAAGCTCGCGGGCATACATTCCAAAGGTGATGGCGTGGTAGCCCTGATCGGCGCCGAC
The sequence above is drawn from the Lujinxingia sediminis genome and encodes:
- a CDS encoding DUF6184 family natural product biosynthesis lipoprotein, which encodes MRITAVLKSSLMFALALPLFSCGEPSREDYRDEAADTFCDRSDECGDIGEGRDYATYSDCVIDQKDRFNDIWPADDCGNGRINESQFDRCLSRLEIAACDGNWLDQLSALDECRKGNVCTN
- a CDS encoding serine hydrolase domain-containing protein; its protein translation is MYDKLPNLAPYPARGSYADGYEPVARAFAGQLERGEEVGAGFTVYRRGECVVDLWGGMADVASQAPWREDTRVVLFSVTKGFVAMALHLLASRGLLDWEAPVETYWPGFARNGKEGMTVATLLGHRGGLAGLDTPLTMDDVTSPARAAVLLEALESQSPLWEVGADQGYHAITFGMYARELFERICPGEDLGEFLRRELFEPLGSDVYLGTPAEFDRDIATLYPPAKPARVAKMLTNALTQPQSTEARVLGQFVRRGSPMRRAFLNPQVPGDDVTVYNQPPARRAVLGWASATGSAHGVARAYLPFASKGKFEGRRFLKATSLKPVYARQGWSPNDLVLQKPIGWSHGFCKEERHLFSPNPESFGHPGMGGALGWADPVEEIAIGYAMNFMDWRIRSPRALALCRALYDSPGVVEG